In Parabacteroides timonensis, the genomic stretch AAGCTGTACAAACCGGCGGACCGTCGGGTGGCTGTCTGACCGAGAAGCATCTTGACCTGCCTATCGACTACGACAACCTGATAGCTGCAGGTTCAATGATGGGATCGGGCGGTATGATCGTTATGGACGAAGACGATTGCATGGTCGCTATGGCCAAGTTCTATCTCGACTTCACGGTAGAAGAGTCGTGCGGTAAATGCGCTCCCTGTCGTATAGGGAATAAACGTCTGCATGAAATGCTGCAGAAGATCACGACGGGAAGGGCTACTATTGAAGATCTCGATAAACTGCGTAATCTCGCGATGGTGATCAAGGATACCGCTCTTTGTGGACTGGGACAAACCTCGCCCAACCCAGTTCTTTCTACTATGGACAACTTCTATGAGGAATATCTGGCGCATGTCGACGAACAGCGTTGTCCGTCTCACCAGTGCCGCGAACTTACTCAGTACTTTATCAATCCTGAGAAATGTAAGGGATGTACCATGTGTGCCCGTATCTGTCCGGTACATGCTATTACCGGCAGCCGGAAAGTTCCTCACACGATCGACTCGGAAATATGTATCCGTTGCGGATCATGTATAGAGAAATGTAAGTTCGATGCTATTTACGTACACTAAAAGGCCGTTGACAATTGACAGATTAAAGATATGGAAAATATAAAACTAACGATAGATAACAGAGAAGTGGAAGTCCCCAAAGGCACCACCGTTCTTGACGCAGCAAGGAGTATGGGTATCCGTATCCCGACACTTTGCCACATGAAACTTGAAGATTTGAATTATGAGAATAATCCCGGAGCCTGCCGTATCTGCGTAGTGGAGATAGAAGGCCGCCGTAACCTGGCACCGTCCTGTAAAACAGAATGTACGGAAGGAATGGTTGTCAGAACCCATACGCCGCGAGTAATGAATGCCCGTAAGACCGTGATGGAACTGATCCTGTCGAATCATCCGGCCGGATGTCTTACTTGTAGCAGTAACGGTTACTGCGAACTTCAGACAATAGCTCACGACCTAGGTATTCGAGAGATAAGATACCAGGGCGAACAATCCACCTTCGAGATCGACCGTTCGCCGTCAATCGTACGCAACATGAATAAATGCATCATGTGTCGCCGGTGCGAGACCATGTGCAACAGTATACAGACCGTCGGTGCACTGACAGCCGTCAACCGTGGTTTCAATGCTGCCGTGTCGACTGCCTTTGAACGCGATATAGCCGGAAGTACCTGTTCTTATTGCGGACAATGTGTATCCGTTTGTCCGGTAAATGCCCTGAGCGGACGTAATACGCAGCAGCCCGTACTCGATGCCTTGGCCGATCCGACCAAGATCGTGATTGCACAAACCGCTCCTGCCGTCCGCACCGCCTTGGGACGTGACTTCGGTTGCGAACCGGGAACGCTGGTCACCGGAAAGATGGTATCGGCCCTCCGCCAGTTAGGTTTCGATTATGTGTTCGATACGGATTTTGCAGCCGACCTGACCATTATGGAAGAAGGTACGGAGCTATTGCAACGTCTGGGCAAATACCTGTCGGGTGACGAGGAAGTAAAGATACCGATGATGACCAGCTGTTGTCCCGGCTGGGTAAGTTTTGTTGAGCAGCATTTCCCTGAATTACTAGGTAACCTTTCCACAGCAAAGAGTCCGCAACAGATGTTCGGGGCCATAGCTAAAAGCTATTTCGCTGAAAAGCTGGGGGTAGACCGAAAGAAGATCGTGGTGGTATCCATCATGCCTTGCCTGGCTAAGAAATACGAAGCCAGCCGTCCCGAGTTTGCCAGCGAAGGAAATCCGGATGTCGATATCTCCATCTATACCCGCGAACTGGCCCGTCTGATCCGTTATGCGAATATCAACTTCAACGAGCTTCCCGACAGCGATTTCGACCATCCTCTCGGCGAGTCGACCGGTGCGGGAGTTATCTTCGGAACAACCGGAGGCGTAATAGAAGCAGCCTGCCGTACAGCTTACGAACTATATACAAAGAAGCCTCTAGAGAAAATTGAATTTAAGGAATTACGCGGTTTGGAGGGTATCCGCAGTGGAACGATCAACTTCGACGGTACACCTGTGAAGATCGGTATCGCTCATGGCCTGGGTAATGCCCGCAAACTGGTAGAAGAGGTGAAGAGTGGCAAATCTCCTTATCACGTCATTGAAGTAATGGCCTGCCCTGGCGGCTGTATTGGAGGAGGCGGACAACCGTTCCATCAGGGACGCATAGAAGTTCTTCGCAAACGGGCAGCTGCCCTTTATAGTGAAGACGAAAGCAAGCCGCTTCGTAAGAGCCATGAAAACCCTTATATTCAGCAGTTATATAAAGAATACCTGGGTGAACCTTGCGGACCAAGGGCTCATCAGTTATTGCATACTCACTACTTCGACCGTAAAGAAGTAGTCAATATGTTTTTGGAAACCGATAAAGACGAATAAGCCATGGAAAAGATACATTTGCCCCAGTCAAAAGTAAAAGAACTGCATGCCGTATGCAAAGATCACGACAACGATCCCGGTGAACTAATCAATATACTGCATGCCGCACAGGAAATATTCGGTTACCTTCCCCGTGAAGTACAAGAGATGGTTGCTGCCGAACTGCATATCCCGGTGTCACGTGTGTATGGCGTGGTTACTTTCTATTCGTTCTTTACCATGACTCCGAAAGGGAAATACCCGATCTCCGTCTGCCTGGGAACAGCCTGTTATGTGCGTGGAGCAGAGAAAGTACTGGATGAATTCCAACGTCAACTGGAGATAAAAATAGGGGAGACTACTTCCGACGGACTGTTCTCCTTAGATTGCCTCCGTTGTGTGGGTGCCTGTGGACTGGCCCCCGTTGTAACGATAGGAGGTAAGGTATACGGAAGAATTACCCCTGAAAAGGTAAGGGATATCTTGTCGGAGTATTACATTCGCGAAGAATAAAAGTTTTTCCGAAAAATGCATTCATGCCTTCATTTTGCTTATAATGACTTAATTATCAACGAATAGCGATATGAAGGCAAATTGAAAATTGGGTTCATATCTGCCTTCATAGATGACAGATGGCAGATACAATTGCAAATAAAACAGCAGTCTGTCATCGTATAATAGATTAGTTATCAGTATGATATAAAGGATTATGACAGATGACAGATAAAATCATAAAACTTTTGTGTAGGAAGAAGTTGCATATCTTGATGGAGTAGGAAGCTCCCGGTTAATCCGTAGCATACGACTAACTAAGATCAAAGACGGCAGCAACTAGTACAAAGGTCGTAACAAACTAAAAATACCCTGTACACCTTGGTTCCCTAGGGTGTACAGGGTATTTTATTATGGTGTACAGGATGATCGGGTAGGGTGTACACCCTGGTAATAAAAGGTAATAACCTTTATCTTAGTACCTACCGACTTTTATTTTAGTTAGTGCCTACCTTATGGTTAGAAACGGCTA encodes the following:
- a CDS encoding NADH-dependent [FeFe] hydrogenase, group A6, giving the protein MENIKLTIDNREVEVPKGTTVLDAARSMGIRIPTLCHMKLEDLNYENNPGACRICVVEIEGRRNLAPSCKTECTEGMVVRTHTPRVMNARKTVMELILSNHPAGCLTCSSNGYCELQTIAHDLGIREIRYQGEQSTFEIDRSPSIVRNMNKCIMCRRCETMCNSIQTVGALTAVNRGFNAAVSTAFERDIAGSTCSYCGQCVSVCPVNALSGRNTQQPVLDALADPTKIVIAQTAPAVRTALGRDFGCEPGTLVTGKMVSALRQLGFDYVFDTDFAADLTIMEEGTELLQRLGKYLSGDEEVKIPMMTSCCPGWVSFVEQHFPELLGNLSTAKSPQQMFGAIAKSYFAEKLGVDRKKIVVVSIMPCLAKKYEASRPEFASEGNPDVDISIYTRELARLIRYANINFNELPDSDFDHPLGESTGAGVIFGTTGGVIEAACRTAYELYTKKPLEKIEFKELRGLEGIRSGTINFDGTPVKIGIAHGLGNARKLVEEVKSGKSPYHVIEVMACPGGCIGGGGQPFHQGRIEVLRKRAAALYSEDESKPLRKSHENPYIQQLYKEYLGEPCGPRAHQLLHTHYFDRKEVVNMFLETDKDE
- a CDS encoding NADH-quinone oxidoreductase subunit NuoE family protein, which translates into the protein MEKIHLPQSKVKELHAVCKDHDNDPGELINILHAAQEIFGYLPREVQEMVAAELHIPVSRVYGVVTFYSFFTMTPKGKYPISVCLGTACYVRGAEKVLDEFQRQLEIKIGETTSDGLFSLDCLRCVGACGLAPVVTIGGKVYGRITPEKVRDILSEYYIREE